The sequence below is a genomic window from Anopheles cruzii chromosome 3, idAnoCruzAS_RS32_06, whole genome shotgun sequence.
CATCGGGTGGCAtcggaccgggcgggcggccgcacacacataTCGCAGGAGGGGCAACGCGCAGGTGGTGTCGTAAACGATCCGCGCCCGGCGAAAGCGCAACCATGCTCGAAGGCGTGCGCGTTTCGGTTcgtgtgtccgttttttttttcgtttttggtccTTTGGCTCGCTTAGTCCCGCGCGTGGACTGTTGCTGGCCGCGACGCGTATTATAAACTGGGTATAAAGTTTTACTGCAAATTGAATCCGGTTATCCGGGGCACGACGGGCGGGCTGTGCGGGACACACCGGGGACCCGGTTTCTGATACCTCGTGTCATGACTGGTCTACGCCATGGCGAGGCCCGCGAGACAGACGAATGAATGGTGTTTAGGGAAGAAGCGCTCCGTTATTAGCAGTCTTCGGTTTACGGGAGTGATCCGAGAACAGAATGAAACAGCATCCTAGTAAGAATCGAGGCATTGATTGGCGAAGCTCTGGCGAAAGGGCAGCTATTCGCTCTAAATTCATGGAGCCAAGAGGCTCACTATAAAGGCATTTCGTTCCTGATTTGAATCTTATCGATTTGAAGCCTTGAGTCTCTTGCGATTTGGTCTTTAAAACCTTTGGATggttaataataataattaaattgtttcttGTTGTGTAGACCAAAAACAGATAAGTTtaaagaattttaaattaacattCTAATAGATGAGACAAGCACCAAATAACTTTCTTAATGAGCAAACATTAAGAAAAATCTGCGCTGAACGCAGCTCCTTCCATTGCAACCTTCTTATGAACCTGCCCTGTCCTTAGCCCTGTGTTTTGTTCGCATTTTTACACTCGGAATACGGAATGCGATCTGcgttggcaaaaaaaagacGCACGAACCATGCACCGTCTGCACCGATGGTCgtgaataaatttatgctTATTATGGGCCGCCCTAGTATTTAAAAACGGTGGGAGTTTTCATCGGTTTCTCCAACCGAACCGCTGGCTGGACTCTTCACTGGCCTTACACTGGCTGCACGGGATGCTTGAGCCCGATCAGGGTTGACCTCCTGCGCCtcgaaccaccgaaaaggtCGTAAATAAACGATTAAGAAGATATAAAATTTAACCAAAACTCTGGCACACCCTCGGGGGAGGGCGGCTCAGGCGGACCCGTATCCGAGCCGGAGGATCGTTCGGGTTTCGTTCATAAAATGCATAAACCCATCATAAAAGTCGACATAAATTTGGGTGAAATATTGTTTCGTGAAAATTGAGCAATTAAGGTAAGGAACTCTAAagttgttgcggttgcgaCCCCCGAAatgaatcgaaccgaacgaggTGCCGCACATAATTACCCCCTGGCACAATGATCTTGAGCTGGGTGGGGCGGACTGGGGGAGGGTGCTTGATTCCGTGCTCGTAAAAAGCCGCTTTCGGACATTGATGATGAGAAAATGGTCTCGGAACCGGAGCCGTGTGTAGGCCGAGCTTGAGCCGGGATTAAATGGCCGGCGGTTTTGGGGGGGCTAGACTAGCCCTGCTGCCGAGGAATGTGCCCCAGGGGGGGTTGATCCGTGGCCGCCATGGAGACATCACCCGCGCAGGCGTTGACCCCACCACCGGTGGGGTCCTTCGGCCGGCGGTAAACGCTGCGCTGATGGAGACATTTAGGATTAGGTTCATTCCGTTTAATGTCTTTTTAATCTGGTTTGATGTGGAGCAAAGGGTTTTCgggcgatcggtcggtcggctcggAGCCCTCCAAGAATTCCCGGACTGCCCGCAAATGTGTTCAAGATGGAACATAAAATTCATTCGAACGATAGCCGGCCTCAGGCTGATTGTCGGTGAAATCATCTTGAGAATGGGTCATAAAAGGCCACCCCGGGGCCATCCACCAGCGAGCCAGGATGGCTTCACTTTTATGGGCCGCGGTTAAACTCGCGCGGCCACAGATCAAGCGCGGAACTGGACCCAGGCTAGGCACAAGACGAATTGAGTCACCTCTCAATTGATGTCGATGCACTTTTTCGACGATGGTCCCAAGATGCCCAACGAAGCCGGACCCTGGGAACACGTGTTTCTCAAGGTGATGCCCCATTCCCGGTTATGCTACCGAGCACCGGACCGAGCGCATCATATAACATGGCGCAGATTAACGCTATCACTGTCGCGCCCACTGTGTCCGGTGCAGTTTTCTTGGGGCTGGCGGCGGGTTCATCAAACCGGCTCCGCGGATGCAGCAGGGGCGACGGTCTCGTCGATCCGCTTCGCCCTGTCTGGCCGTAATTAAGATGTTTCCCGGTTTTAATGCTACGTTGTACTGGGATTTTACTCGAGGCCGTCGCGGAAGGTGTGTCGTCGGCGTAACTTCTGCTCCTTCCTTCCGCGCGAtccccagtgtgtgtgtgttttctttttaacaCCATCGCAACGACAGCATAAATGAGCTTGGGCTCGGGCCGGCAGCCGTAGCCGCTGAAGGCCACAAACCGAAGGTGGGTTTGGCCATTAAAATATGAAGCGACTAGACGAAAGCAGAAGAGGTGAAAAAAAATGCGGCTAAGCACGTAATGACAAGAAATTTTAAAGCGAAACGCGCGATAGAGCTTCGCCCACAGTCCCCGGGGCCAACAGCATCCCGGGAGCCTCCAGGCCGCGGTTTCAGGTTGTTCCGTCGTTTTAACGCCTGGTAAAAGTCAATAATAAAAATAGGAGAAAAATCCGGCGGCCATCTGGCGTGCGCACGGCAGAATCCTCGGGCCGGGTTGCAGTTTGTTTTACCGACATGCGCACGCCaatgtgtgagagagagagagtgtgcgaGTGCGTGGAATGCAATTTTTAACAGCCCTCCCCCCACGGTCGCTAATGCTCATAAAAGTGGCCAATAATTAGTTGGAAAATTCCCGTCGATATCCCTGGCCACAGATAATCCACTTTCGACGACGCGGGACCGTTAGCCGCGTTCGCACTAATTAGTGTCGACCGCTGGACGAGAGCGGaaggcacacgcacacacgtccCTGAAATGATGCATCTTTCAAACTTTTAATcatttgcaataaaaatcgatcaTAAAACGATTTATAATGCTAGGGTGCTAGGGACCAGCTCGCTCCACTTCCCGATTGCTCCCGATTCAGTGCGTTGCGTGAACGTTATTTGTTGGGTGGGTTGGACGAACACCGTTTTCCCCACGGAATGCTGTTATCACAACATAGCgcaaaggaaacggaaataaaaCACCAATCAGTTTGGTCGAGAATGCGtttgtgaaaacaaaacgaagtgTTGCCTACAAACCTTAATGTGAATCAAAGAGAAAAATGAAGTCTtgtttttgagattttcttttcttttatttcacCTTTAAGATGGTTTGTGGTTGCAAATGGACTCACGTTTTGTGGTTGTATGACGTTCGATGCGTTCAAATCAAAGAAAAGaccgaaaatgaaatttaaccACCATCTATTGTGGTGGTAACACTATCACGAGACAGATTTAGTCTAGCCCATGATCGCCAATTACCGTAAGAATctatatcttcttcttctatatataaggtagtctaaaaagtcagccattatttttgcgtgtacctcaaaactttatttgagATGAAAGTATctcaaataaagttttgaagaaTAGTCCGATTTACGTTAAatatgcatcgttttgttgaaaattttgaagcctttttaaaaatagcttTAGAACGCCTATCTCATAaaagtcttggtcgttattggtgaaaaactcaAGCAATCTCTTTTCACAATCGAATTCACAATCTcactttttcatcactcaggaaattttgtagtGCGtgaaaaggtgtcaatcgcttagtaCAAGGTTcgaactatacggtggatgcattaaatcTTCctaaccaagctcccggactttctggcgagacactaaagacgtgcgtcacatttcgttgttctggtggaacacaaaaagtaTTCTCTTGgtcgattctggtcgtttctggccAATtactagcttcgaacggtgcagtaattgacagtagagatctgaatttagtgtttggctacacggaagccactcataataaacgattcctttccaGTCCCATCATatacacagtagaaccttcctggccgtgagtcctggtttggccacNNNNNNNNNNNNNNNNNNNNNNNNNNNNNNNNNNNNNNNNNNNNNNNNNNNNNNNNNNNNNNNNNNNNNNNNNNNNNNNNNNNNNNNNNNNNNNNNNNNNNNNNNNNNNNNNNNNNNNNNNNNNNNNNNNNNNNNNNNNNNNNNNNNNNNNNNNNNNNNNNNNNNNNNNNNNNNNNNNNNNNNNNNNNNNNNNNNNNNNNNNNNNNNNNNNNNNNNNNNNNNNNNNNNNNNNNNNNNNNNNNNNNNNNNNNNNNNNNNNNNNNNNNNNNNNNNNNNNNNNNNNNNNNNNNNNNNNNNNNNNNNNNNNNNNNNNNNNNNNNNNNNNNNNNNNNNNNNNNNNNNNNNNNNNNNNNNNNNNNNNNNNNNNNNNNNNNNNNNNNNNNNNNNNNNNNNNNNNNNNNNctagcttcgaacggtgcagtaattgacagtagagatctgaatttagtgtttggctacacggaagccactcataataaacgattcctttccaGTCCCATCATatacacagtagaaccttcctggccgtgagtcctggtttggccaccggttaagctgcttcaccaagcttagaccacgatcattttcacacagtattgtcgtatgtaaCCCATTTCTTATCCCcaatacccatccgtttaagaaataggtcgatttcgttccgtttggccaaaacttcaccgatggaaattcgagccatcatgtttttttggtgtaaatagggtggcgcccgctgatagagcagtcggtagtgctcttcgctgtcacgcagctggcctgggtttcgaatcccgggatcggttgtcactcaaccggccatggtttcgattcccgataccggcgtgacaggggggttggcgcggggctaacaatcccgtccgtaaaaattaaatgttacagaagagcatcagagattagcattgtctctggtgccaggccaagactgctcagcggttgtagcgccaaaaaagaagaagaagaagggtggcgcccaaacatcgagcttcttcgtgaatccagctttgcgcctGACTTAAAActcttcgatgattgatctttagctcctggccgatgctatgattactaaaatgccgatctactttgattatttctgtgattttatcgacattttcgatgacgtgtatGTCTAGGCTTTAATATGAAAATTAActcgatcactaaaggcatctatcgtgaaaataatggatttctttttagactacctaatactttaaacagtccggttctcaacgcaAAGACCTagtatataaaaatggttgtttgtctgtctgtaccgcattttcttcaaaactactgaaccagaccgcgtgaaattttgcacggCGTAGTTTTGTAACCtcggattgtgaataggaaagtttgaccctcccacacttCCGGtgagggggggctcccatacaaacgtaacgtaacgtaacgtcccatacaaacgttttcgagcaaatcgaaccaaattcggcagatgggaattttggggaaggggaaaagttctggtgaatgtttgaaaccccccGCTACTTTACCAAGCCCCCTTGGCCTCCTATACAAAATTggggtaaattgcagcaaaatttgaaaagtgttcaaacaattccacaaacaaacaaacaacaagtgTCGTTCAAGTTTAGGACTGTATCAAGAACGAAGTCAATGTTAAGTCTATGGCTATATCAATAAGCAGtgttgtggttcggaaaagccacatatcgtgcaagagaagccaatgcacccacaacgagtgactgtttggtgcggatttttgcTGATtgcttcttcggcgaaattgaagctgagaacttggacgccATTTGGgttcaacaaaacggtgctACGTGcgatacagcgacagccacaatcgatatttatgttatgcgaacaaaccagcaattATTGACAACTTCAAGATCCAAATTCCAGTTACTAttggcgaaataaaaccagattcaatcgaaaatgtactcaaaaataggtcgaccgaataagctactgccaagccaatcgtggtgaatattttaccaaaattgttttacataaaaaaatagaatcaacctttcaatcAAAAGTTCAAGCGTCGAACAATATTcggccgtttttattttataacccAATGAAAAAGTGTGCACTTATTTAACCACACTGTACAAAGCAAATGGCAATCATGTTGTCCTACGTATAACTTTATGTTGCTGCCCTcgtatgttttgcttttgacaGGATACTATATTAATAGTCGGTGGTGAAAAGCCTTAATGTGACTGAAGCATATTAAAACTGCGCACTTTTTGTTTAAGCATTGTTAAAAGAAAATTTAGAACACGGTCCAAGTCTAAGTAATCAGCAAACTTGTTCCACGCATTGCAAAAGTGTGCATCACACCAAAGTTCGTTGTTCGACAAGCACATTACAGTATCAAAACATTATCAAGCTATATAATGAAGATTCTGTTATCAGTAATTTATGTATAAACCATAGACTTTAATGTTAAATCAAGTTGCTCGCAGCTACGTTATCGCACTTTTAACCAACACCATGTTAACGCTTACTTTTGCGGTTAGGTagacgaagaaaacaaaacgaagacGAAGTAGATTCTCACGTTTTTACTTCTATATAAAGCGAATTTTGGACCCTTGAgctcatttgtgtattttggaaacgataaGTCAGCAAAGTGttgtgaagtgtgtttcggaAGCATGGGGCCTCTAGCATGGACAGTGTTCttgtgcatcgtcagcagtgctAGATCGGGTGGCGTgattttcgacgaaactgaTTCTGCTACACCATGTTCTGCTAGCTTCTCTGGATATGCTTTCGAGATGCTCATGGCAAAGCTAGACTACATGCAGCACAGTGTTCTGGAACTACAGATCGAATCGGCCAAGCAGCGGGAAGAGCAAGCTGACACTAAGACGCACATGACCGTGGGACTAGACCAAATGCAGCAAAGCTTTTTGGGGCTACAGAGCGAATGggccaagcaccgggaagaagcTGCGCAAAACCAAAATAACAGCGATAAGAGCCTGGTCGATATTAAGAGGGCCGTGCAGAacaatttcgattcgatgcgtcGATTGGAGGATGATGTTGGACGCAACTTTACTCTCCTACAGGAACGATCATGGCAGATTTTGGCGCAAATACCTACGCGTGTTACAAAGAAGACCAATCCTCTTTCTTATGTGCCCTATCGTTCGTGCAGTGACATTCGGAATGCACAATCTGGGGCATATATTATCCAGGCGAACGATGAAAGTAACCCTTTAATGGTGTACTGTCAGAGGGATGTGAAGGATGGAGACAGctggttggtgatacagcACCGATTCGATGGATCGCTAAACTTCTTTCGCAACTGGAAAGAGTATCGGGATGGTTTCGGTAACATTGCGGAGGAGTTCTGGATCGGACTGGAACGACTACATCAGCTGACATCGGGTCGAGCCCATGAactgatggttgagctgagagactttaaggggaattataaatttgcacTCTACACAGCATTCGAGATCGGCAATGAAACCGAACAATACAATTTGAAAACCCTTGGAGCGTACCACGGAACTGCAGGGGATTCTCTGTCATATAacaagaatatgaaattctcAACGTACGATCGTGATAATGACAATTATAGTCCCCTAAATTGTGCTGCATTTCATGAGGGTGTCTGGTGGTACAACGTCTGCTCGAACTCCAATTTGAACGGGCCATACAAGAACATAGTAGATCATAGATCGATGTTCTGGTACTACTTCAGCGGTTCCAATGAAGGACTAAgcttttcaagaatgatgatcCGACCAAAATAAACTCTATTGTATATTCGCTCAGGATCAGCTGTGCGTTATCCATTCACTACTAGTGTCCTTCCCTAGGTAGTGTCCTTCACTAGGCAGAAAAACCTCCAACAGGTCAACGTACGTCTCGAAGACTCGAAATAATCATCTTATAGTATGAAAATGCACGattaaacgtggccaaaaaggagaaaaccTTCAGCGCCAAACGTCAAATCAAAATAGCTTCTGCTACAGTCCGTAACGTACGCTTTGCCTGGTCTGGAAATCTTAACCCGAGCAGCGACTACTTCCAtcactttctttttctacaaatataaataatctATATCTTCTTctgtatatataaaaatgagTGTTattctgtctgtaccgcattttctccaaaactactgaaccaatccgcttgaaattttgcGCAGCATAGTtttgtgaataggaaagtaTGACCCTCCAACACCTCCGGGAGGGGGTGGCTCacatacaaacgtaacgtaccgttACGTCtcatacgtaacgtcccatacgtaacgcccATGCGTAACGTCCCAtgcaaacgttttcgagcaaatcgaaccaaattcggcagatgggcGTTTTGGcgaaggggaaatgttgtggtgaatgtttgaaacatCTCCACTTTTTACAAAGgagggctcccatacaaaatctgggttaatgtcagcaaagctcggatatttttcaagcaatttaagccaaactcaggtggtgcgagttttgtcatgtatccaacgggaagcgaagaGGGAAGCTTCTCACAATCAAGAATCACCCCCAACCCATCACAATCAAGATAGATATGTTTTGAGTTACAAGCAAATTCTCGATATTTTTTGTAGCATCTCACtacaaaacgaaacacgcaACGATATGGTGGAtaaattaattgcatttcAATCTTGTCTGTATCTTTATAAGCCAAAAGTTTACGTACCGTGGTACTGAATTGTGGCGTTTATGCTGCCTCGATTAAGCACATGATCCGCAGGCGCCCAATATACTCGCGCATACACATAAAACCTACCAAAATTGAGAACGTATCGTAGATgaagtttgccattttttttgcaatcgcGCCCCGATGTTGCTACCGCTCTTTTGAGCCACACTAAGTGCAGCGAAGGCAAAACAGTAAACGCTCGAGCCCGGGGGCTCATAATCTGGTTTTCCGTCGCAAAGACTGCATATGCCCGTTTAATAATCGCTTCTAAGTTGAGGATGCTGCTTGCAGGAGGGATCCTTTTTCGTTGCAAGCCAAAAGAACGTCTTCCTTTGTTCTTCCGAATCCCGAAACAGAATAATGTTTCATTGGCGGGTAGCGGTGGCTAAAAAAAATCTGAATGATTACCCTGTGTGATGtcctaaaacgaaacataattttacggaagcagcagcacaaaaagcaacaaaaaaacgctcCATCCGGTCCGGATTACAagacgacgtcgtcgtcgccgagcGTATAATTTCACAACGGGAGCGAAATCATAAAGCAGCATCGTAACATATCGTCGTTGCATCTGCTTGGCCACGGGGCGGGGGGCTGGGCCGCCGAGATTAGAACTTTCGGTACGCCCCAATATGGTGGTCCCGATGAGCAGAGAACAGAGAACAGATTATCTTCGCTCCATCGACAGATTGCATGGCGGCCGATGTGTGGTCGGCCGAAGACAGGACAGGAGCCGACGACGCAGAAAGATGATTGCAAATTGCAGCGCCGTGTCGCCGGGGCCAGAAGGAGCATATTTTCATATCAtccccaccagcagcaccgaaaggaCGCCCCCGAGaagaagcacacaaaaaacacgaaatcTCTTCACGAACATGAACCTTATCGTGAGCCCGCGCTGCACATGGAGGGCGCTGAAAGGGCCTCCGAACGAAGGATGCAAAACCGGGCTGCATCGTCCTGCGGCCTGCACAGCCATCCcggccagtcagtcagtcccTCCGGCCACCGTCAGTCATCTGCGGCGTGGCTTCCGAAACGCTTGGAGCGAGCAACGCAAAGAAGAacgatggcagcagcagcagcagcgaatggCAATGGCAAGGAGCATAAGCATATTACATTCATAATTCCGTGTAGCATCATATTTTGCTTCGCTCCGCGTACGACGACCAGGCCCACCAGGCCCGGAGGCTGTGTGCTGTTCGGTTTATGTTTCCGATAAcatcgaaccaccaccaccgttgcaGCAGCATCGTTGCGGGTGTGTTCCGCGGTCCACGTACTGCCCGTATcacttttcccggccccgaAAGAGACACCTGATTCCtcctgccgtcgccgccgcagccgcagaaGGACAGAAGCTTTTTGCGCCTGAAAAGACCCCAACATGGAGACCGAGCATATGAGCTACGTACGATGGGGGGGCGCTGTTTAGCCTTCTGCTCTTTATTATGCTCCTGCCTGCCATGTTCCTGGGGTTCTTGTGCTTATTCGACGATCTCTCTTTTttgctctccctctcgctcctTCTCACTTGCTTTCGGGCCCCGGTCCGGAACTCTGATTTAGgacgccgatgatggtgattattcggttattattattgctattattatgggaaaataaaacaaaaacccagggcgcagcataaaccatcgtgccggtgctgctcggCATCGGCCACGAGCATAATGCGAGCACGCACCGCGCGAATTTTTGCTGGCGAAACAGCTACGGTGAAGCTTTTGATTCCaccgttttttatgctgcattCGTTTCTCGATCCGTTGTTGGGGCTGCAGGAGATCGTCAAGGAGATCTTTCCCGCCGTGGTCGCCACAAGTTTATGGTGCGGCAATTCATTAGCCGAATGGGCGTGTAAAGGATGAAGATATTGACGGTGACGGTCGAAAAGTTTGGAcaaccgaacgaaaaacggCACCCACCACACCGGGCGTAACTCAGCCGGGACCTCAAAGCGCGGAGGGCCATCAAGCGGCCCCCTTCCAATAAAGTTCCAACAACGCTGGACTCATGTTTCCTCCGACGGGCTGGCCAACCGAGGGCAAACTAATGGCGACCGTTCGGTTAAATGATGTGATTTCGCTCCGTGAACAAGACATCCGATATGCTTAAGTGAGGGAATGATCATCACCGGAGGAGTTAGTTAGTTATTTAAGGGATTTTCTCATTGGTTGACAAGTCTGGAAGGCAGATAATGGCGGGGTTCTATTATTCCAATGATCATTTAACTGGTGATGATGTTAACGGCGGTCACATAACTAGAAACTATGATGCTGCTGACTTATGAAGGTGGACGATTAGCCTTTGAAATTTGATATACTTTCTGCTCTATcgatttattggatttttattttgtttgaaacattATGCAAAACGTGTTGGCGGTACTTCCTTTAAATAATGTGTTTGCTTGACACACATTACATTAATGTGTTTCAGACAATAAATTATGTCGGACGTATGCTTTATTAGACTTTGCTGGGGTTCGTCGTTGGCGTTAAGCAGAGTTTATGAATCTTCGTTTCAGGTTTTTTCCAAAAGAGTGTACAA
It includes:
- the LOC128270685 gene encoding fibrinogen-like protein A → MLMAKLDYMQHSVLELQIESAKQREEQADTKTHMTVGLDQMQQSFLGLQSEWAKHREEAAQNQNNSDKSLVDIKRAVQNNFDSMRRLEDDVGRNFTLLQERSWQILAQIPTRVTKKTNPLSYVPYRSCSDIRNAQSGAYIIQANDESNPLMVYCQRDVKDGDSWLVIQHRFDGSLNFFRNWKEYRDGFGNIAEEFWIGLERLHQLTSGRAHELMVELRDFKGNYKFALYTAFEIGNETEQYNLKTLGAYHGTAGDSLSYNKNMKFSTYDRDNDNYSPLNCAAFHEGVWWYNVCSNSNLNGPYKNIVDHRSMFWYYFSGSNEGLSFSRMMIRPK